In a single window of the Zonotrichia leucophrys gambelii isolate GWCS_2022_RI chromosome 2, RI_Zleu_2.0, whole genome shotgun sequence genome:
- the EN2 gene encoding homeobox protein engrailed-2, whose protein sequence is MEEGGRSPREEAAEPQESGGDAEPGGGGGRRGLLLPPGDPPHPHPHPHRITNFFIDNILRPEFGRRKEAGGPDGEPRRPGAESRRSPAAAPAPGAPLPGGGAGSPGRGEGGPAGLALHGAAKKGGDPAALEAALKARGLSGGDLSVSSDSDSSQASSNAGNQPMLWPAWVYCTRYSDRPSSGPRSRKPKKKNPNKEDKRPRTAFTAEQLQRLKAEFQTNRYLTEQRRQSLAQELGLNESQIKIWFQNKRAKIKKATGSKNSLAVHLMAQGLYNHSTTAKDGKSDSE, encoded by the exons ATGGAGGAGGGCGGCCGGAGCCCCCGGGAGGAGGCGGCCGAGCCGCAGGAGTCCGGCGGCGACGCGgagcccggcggcggcggcgggcggcgggggctgctgctcccccccGGTGACCCACCGCACCCCCACCCGCACCCGCACCGCATCACCAACTTCTTCATCGACAACATCCTGCGGCCCGAGTTCGGGCGGAGGAAGGAGGCGGGCGGCCCCGACGGAGAGCCCCGGCGGCCCGGCGCGGAGAgccgccgcagccccgccgcgGCGCCGGCCCCCGGCGCTCCGCTgcccggcggcggggcgggctcGCCGGGCCGGGGGGagggcggccccgccgggctGGCCCTGCACGGCGCCGCCAAGAAGGGGGGGGACCCCGCTGCGCTGGAGGCGGCCCTGAAGGCGCGGGGGCTGAGCGGCGGCGACCTGTCGGTGAGCTCGGACTCGGATAGCTCGCAGGCCAGCTCCAACGCCGGGAACCAGCCCATGCTGTGGCCCGCCTGGGTGTACTGCACGCGGTACTCGGACCGGCCCTCCTCAG GTCCCCGCTCCCGCAAACCAAAGAAGAAGAACCCCAACAAGGAGGACAAGCGGCCTCGCACCGCCTTCACGGCCGAGCAGCTGCAGAGACTCAAGGCCGAGTTCCAGACGAACCGGTACCTGACGGAGCAGCGACggcagagcctggcccaggAGCTCGGGCTCAACGAGTCCCAGATCAAAATCTGGTTCCAGAACAAACGGGCCAAGATCAAGAAGGCGACGGGCAGTAAGAACTCCCTGGCAGTGCACCTCATGGCCCAGGGGCTCTACAACCACTCCACCACGGCGAAAGACGGCAAGTCGGACAGTGAATAG